A portion of the Anthonomus grandis grandis chromosome 7, icAntGran1.3, whole genome shotgun sequence genome contains these proteins:
- the LOC126738802 gene encoding synaptotagmin-12, translated as MANEQFGFVTIICIIVILVLAAILFFYNSLNILGWINAWLTSNKEEKVGLTRLKGHYNANGYLVHSDSDIQLDWSSGSFKRFDSIDRDFKLSIATTSLNAALVPDHEEEEAQIPPQPLRPAPPIPINVFRSTSSDVRLQEKSAESSKSPGDTLTELSTTTSISPIPRPVSSVNVATLAAQSAFPVNLEPPPPSPGRNVSRTQSAPLKLSSVILQQQQQSHDKDKSIESTTSFDESDNVLKRALSCDSVCSDTSVGLGDLEGFNTTGYLCIGLEYDSENWDFIVNVLEAKDLSKVVRSDGYLDTYVRVSLLPDKEATIQTKIYRSSSSPNYKERFLFSLNPREQMQRSLCFQLYATDVTSHTLIGEGELRLADVSLRQPVTTWVTLTDTGQRGTEFGEIMFSLSYLPTAERLTVVVVKARNLKFQQNSMEVFVKVYLMQQNKKVNKKKTTTKKGERCPIFNEAMMFSVPAHTLNTIQMRLTVAELTNEETTKTTPIGHVIVGSQATGRYLSHWNQMLTTLRKPVAMWHSLRK; from the exons ATGGCCAATGAGCAATTCGGCTTCGTAACAATAATTTGCATAATTGTGATCCTAGTACTGGcggccattttatttttttacaattctcTCAACATCCTCGGTTGGATTAACGCTTGGCTTACATCCAACAAAGAAGAAAAAGTGGGATTAACTAGGTTGAAGGGTCATTATAATGCAAACGGATACTTG GTTCATTCAGATTCGGATATACAGTTGGACTGGTCCAGCGGTAGCTTTAAGCGGTTCGATTCGATCGATCGCGATTTTAAATTATCGATCGCGACCACAAGTTTAAATGCGgctttggtaccagatcatgaGGAGGAGGAGGCGCAAATCCCTCCGCAACCTCTGCGTCCCGCTCCTCCTATTCCCATCAATGTATTTCGTAGCACCTCTTCTGATGTTAGGCTACAGGAGAAAAGTGCGGAAAGCAGCAAGTCTCCAGG AGATACGTTGACAGAATTGTCTACAACCACCTCCATATCTCCAATTCCGAGGCCGGTTAGTTCGGTAAATGTGGCGACGCTGGCTGCGCAGTCAGCATTTCCGGTTAATTTAGAGCCGCCACCGCCGTCTCCGGGTAGAAATGTGTCCAGAACACAAAGCGCCCCATTAAAACTATCATCTGTCATATTGCAACAGCAGCAACAGAGCCACGATAAag ACAAATCCATCGAGAGCACGACAAGTTTCGATGAATCCGATAATGTTCTAAAAAGGGCGCTGTCGTGCGACAGCGTCTGCTCGGACACCAGCGTAGGACTGGGTGACTTGGAGGGATTTAACACAACCGGTTATCTTTGTATCGGCCTAGAGTACGACAG CGAAAATTGGGACTTTATAGTGAACGTCCTGGAAGCGAAAGACTTAAGTAAAGTGGTAAGGTCCGACGGTTATCTGGACACTTACGTACGGGTGTCCCTGTTACCGGACAAAGAAGCCACTATTCAAACGAAAATTTATCGAAGCAGCAGTAGTCCCAATTACAAGGAacgttttttgttttctctGAACCCGAGGGAACAAATGCAGCGCTCGTTGTGCTTTCAGTTGTATGCTACCGATGTGACGTCACACACCTTAATCGGGGAGGGGGAACTGCGACTAGCTGACGTCAGCCTACGACAACCCGTTACCACTTGGGTGACGCTAACTGATACCGGCCAG agaGGCACGGAATTTGGGGAAATAATGTTCTCGTTGAGTTACTTGCCAACAGCTGAAAGACTGACTGTCGTTGTAGTGAAAgcaagaaatttgaaatttcaacAGAATTCCATGGAAGTTTTTGTGAAG GTTTATTTAATGCAACAGAACAAGAAGGTAAACAAAAAGAAGACCACGACCAAAAAGGGTGAGCGTTGTCCAATATTCAATGAAGCAATGATGTTTAGCGTACCTGCCCATACTTTAAAT ACAATCCAAATGAGACTTACGGTGGCCGAGTTGACCAACGAGGAAACAACCAAGACCACACCAATTGGTCACGTGATAGTGGGGAGTCAGGCGACTGGTCGCTATCTCAGCCACTGGAATCAAATGCTTACTACTTTGAGGAAACCGGTGGCGATGTGGCACtcattaagaaaataa